Proteins encoded by one window of Juglans regia cultivar Chandler chromosome 15, Walnut 2.0, whole genome shotgun sequence:
- the LOC108993196 gene encoding cytochrome P450 CYP73A100-like has product MAHLLAKSFFYMTLITVTLISITKFTFSHLSISLSPFLLVILPLVPIILYYNSISNASTTLPPGPLSIPIFGNWLQVGNDLNHRLLATMAQTYGHIFLLKLGAKNLVVVSNPELSNQVLHTQGVEFGSRPRNVVFDIFTGNGQDMVFTIYGDHWRKMRRIMTLPFFTNKVVHQYSDMWEEEMDLVVDDLKKDEGVRTKGIVIRKRLQLMLYNVMYRMMFDAKFESQEDPLFIEATRFNSERSRLAQSFEYNYGDFIPLLRPFLRGYLNKCKDLQSRRLAFFNNYFVEKRRKIMAANGEKHKISCAIDHIIDAQMKGEISEENVLYIVENINVAAIETTLWSMEWAIAELVNNPTVQRKIRDEISAVLKGRAVTESNLHELPYLQATVKETLRLHTPIPLLVPHMNLEEAKLGGYTIPKESKVVVNAWWLANNPAWWKNPEEFRPERFLEEECATDAVAGGKVDFRYLPFGMGRRSCPGIILALPILGLIIAKLACNFEMRAPLGMEKIDTSEKGGQFSLHIANYSTVIFHPTTA; this is encoded by the exons ATGGCTCATCTCCTTGCAAAATCCTTCTTTTACATGACCCTTATCACAGTAACACTTATTTCAATAACCAAGTTTACATTTTCCCACCTCTCTATATCTTTGTCTCCATTTCTGTTAGTCATCCTCCCTTTAGTTCCAATCATTCTCTACTACAACTCAATCTCCAACGCCTCCACCACCCTTCCTCCAGGCCCTCTCTCTATCCCTATCTTCGGAAACTGGCTCCAAGTTGGCAATGACCTCAACCACCGTCTCCTGGCTACCATGGCTCAAACCTATGGCCACATATTCCTACTCAAACTAGGTGCCAAGAATTTAGTCGTGGTGTCCAATCCTGAGCTTTCCAACCAAGTCCTCCACACACAGGGCGTCGAATTCGGGTCCCGACCACGCAATGTTGTCTTCGACATCTTCACCGGCAACGGACAAGATATGGTGTTCACAATATATGGCGATCATTGGCGCAAGATGCGCCGCATCATGACACTTCCATTTTTCACCAACAAAGTTGTGCACCAGTATAGTGATATGTGGGAGGAAGAGATGGACCTAGTGGTGGATGACTTAAAGAAAGATGAAGGAGTTAGAACAAAGGGAATAGTTATCAGAAAACGCTTGCAGTTGATGTTGTATAATGTCATGTACCGGATGATGTTTGATGCAAAGTTTGAGTCACAAGAGGACCCTTTGTTCATTGAGGCAACACGATTCAACTCTGAAAGGAGTCGGTTGGCTCAGAGTTTTGAGTATAATTATGGAGATTTCATTCCTTTGCTTAGACCATTTTTAAGGGGGTACTTGAACAAGTGCAAAGACTTGCAGAGTAGAAGGCTGGCATTTTTTAACAACTATTTTGTCGAGAAAAGAAg GAAAATTATGGCTGCCAATGGAGAGAAGCATAAAATAAGTTGTGCCATTGATCACATAATAGATGCTCAGATGAAAGGAGAAATTAGTGAAGAAAATGTTCTGTACATAGTGGAGAACATCAATGTTGCAGCAATAGAGACAACATTGTGGTCTATGGAGTGGGCCATAGCTGAGTTGGTAAACAATCCGACTGTCCAACGCAAGATCCGTGATGAAATCTCAGCCGTCCTTAAGGGTCGTGCAGTCACAGAATCTAACCTGCATGAGCTACCTTATCTTCAAGCCACGGTAAAAGAGACACTAAGGTTGCACACCCCAATTCCTTTGTTGGTACCCCATATGAATCTTGAAGAAGCAAAGCTAGGAGGTTATACCATTCCTAAAGAGTCTAAGGTAGTGGTCAATGCCTGGTGGCTAGCAAACAACCCTGCATGGTGGAAAAACCCCGAAGAATTCCGGCCGGAGAGATTCTTGGAAGAAGAATGTGCCACAGATGCCGTGGCCGGTGGAAAAGTCGATTTTCGATACTTACCATTTGGCATGGGAAGGAGGAGTTGCCCGGGGATCATACTAGCACTACCAATCCTAGGCCTTATCATTGCCAAATTAGCATGTAATTTTGAGATGAGGGCTCCGCTCGGAATGGAAAAGATTGATACAAGTGAAAAAGGAGGGCAATTCAGCTTGCACATTGCAAACTATTCCACTGTCATCTTCCATCCTACAACGGCATGA
- the LOC108993034 gene encoding 50S ribosomal protein L16, chloroplastic-like: protein MDRSSKMVLGWLKQRKGRIHGVSCRGNRISFGKFALQALEPALISSRQIEAGRRAITRNLQRSGQIWTRVFADKPVTARPEETRMGRGKGATKYWAAVVKPGRIVYEIGGAAENIARKAISVAASKMPVRTKFITGSSTPSKGEN from the exons ATGGATAGATCTTCCAAAATGGTTCTTGGGTGGCTGAAACAGCGCAAAGGAAGGATTCACGGAGTATCTTGTAGAGGCAATCGAATCAGCTTCGGTAAATTTGCTCTTCAGGCGCTTGAACCGGCGCTGATCTCATCCAGACAAATAGAAGCAGGGCGGCGAGCAATTACCCGAAATTTGCAGCGGAGCGGACAAATATGGACTCGAGTGTTTGCAGACAAGCCGGTAACAGCAAGACCCGAGGAAACGCGCATGGGTAGAGGGAAAGGAGCCACCAAATATTGGGCAGCCGTGGTCAAACCGGGGAGAATAGTTTATGAAATCGGCGGAGCAGCAGAAAATATAGCCAGAAAGGCAATTTCAGTGGCTGCATCGAAAATGCCCGTACGAACTAAATTCATCACCGGCTCTA GTACGCCATCAAAGGGAGAAAATTAA
- the LOC108993211 gene encoding FCS-Like Zinc finger 14-like: MENFPGKKRPTISLSLFTTLSESFSVDKSPNPSKSPRNFQGGVVGLGIVAAMTDLSYKTPENLAVLSPRSTPIPIVSSAKAAANFRGPLNDEERDEDVDEMSESYTCVISHLGSNVVEKRVYFDDKLDGVVGDWCGDACGMSGSGVRVFSASAVNVGEVSREFWTADFLSTCYLCKKQLHGLDIFMYRGEKAFCSSECRDKHIKRVDYKDKCASGALKPLDYSASPCSSPLAFFAGVAAA; encoded by the exons ATGGAGAATTTCCCAGGAAAAAAGAGACCCACCATCAGTCTTTCCCTTTTCACCACCCTGTCAGAATCATTTTCCGTCGATAAGTCTCCGAATCCCTCCAAATCTCCTAGAAATTTCCAGGGTGGCGTGGTTGGGCTTGGCATAGTGGCTGCCATGACCGATTTGAGCTACAAAACTCCGGAGAATTTAGCGGTGCTGTCGCCGAGATCGACACCGATCCCAATCGTCTCGTCTGCGAAGGCAGCTGCTAACTTTAGAGGCCCACTGAATGATGAGGAGAGAGATGAGGACGTAGATGAGATGTCCGAGAGCTATACTTGCGTGATTTCGCATTTGGGGAGCAACGTGGTTGAGAAACGCGTGTATTTCGATGATAAGCTTGATGGGGTTGTCGGTGATTGGTGCGGTGATGCATGTGGGATGAGTGGTAGTGGCGTAAGAGTGTTTTCTGCTTCCGCTGTGAATGTTGGTGAAGTAAGTAGGGAGTTTTGGACTGCTGATTTTCTTAGTACTTGCTATCTTTGCAAGAAGCAGCTTCATGGGCTGGACATTTTCATGTACAG GGGGGAAAAAGCATTTTGCAGTTCCGAGTGCCGTGACAAACACATTAAAAGGGTTGATTACAAAGATAAGTGTGCATCTGGAGCACTGAAGCCACTTGATTACTCTGCGTCTCCCTGCTCCAGTCCACTGGCGTTTTTTGCTGGCGTTGCTGCGGCATAA